The Carassius auratus strain Wakin chromosome 27, ASM336829v1, whole genome shotgun sequence genome includes a region encoding these proteins:
- the zgc:136870 gene encoding GTPase IMAP family member 4 codes for MDNRNAINNGNNQVAPPLRLLIVGQKRTGKSSVGNTILGRDAFNTWGGADSAVAHGESEGRQLMIVDACGWGTNENLVPKQEKLELFNALLLCEPGPHILLLVIPLLYFSHSEKAALQKRMEILTEGVWRHTMVVFTLGDRLHDYSIQDHIQTAGKDLQWLMEKCRYRYHVLNNKMPQDRQQVSGLLDRAEDMLMENGGWHFSLHMYCRLEEEWSRREREMKEKTLDRQAGVGVVQNHCQKGGLHVNDTLVKLVNHG; via the exons ATGGACAACAGGAATGCAATAAACAATG GCAACAACCAGGTTGCCCCCCCACTGCGGTTGCTAATTGTGGGGCAGAAGCGGACAGGAAAGAGTTCAGTGGGCAACACAATCCTGGGTAGGGATGCATTTAATACATGGGGTGGAGCAGACAGTGCTGTAGCACATGGAGAATCTGAGGGCCGACAGCTGATGATCGTGGATGCTTGTGGATGGGGCACAAATGAGAACCTGGTGCCTAAACAGGAGAAACTGGAGTTATTTAACGCCCTGTTGCTGTGCGAGCCCGGACCCCACATTCTGCTCCTAGTCATACCCTTACTGTACTTTAGTCACTCTGAGAAAGCGGCCCTACAGAAACGCATGGAGATCCTCACAGAGGGCGTGTGGCGCCACACCATGGTCGTGTTCACCCTCGGGGACCGTCTGCACGACTACAGCATACAGGACCACATCCAGACAGCTGGGAAGGACCTCCAGTGGCTAATGGAGAAGTGCAGGTACAGGTACCACGTTCTTAACAACAAGATGCCCCAGGATAGACAGCAGGTCTCTGGGTTACTAGACCGTGCAGAAGACATGCTGATGGAGAATGGGGGATGGCACTTCTCTCTTCACATGTACTGCAGGCTGGAGGAGGAATGGAGCCGGAGAGAGAGGGAAATGAAAGAGAAGACACTAGACAGACAAGCTGGAGTGGGTGTGGTTCAGAATCACTGTCAAAAAGGTGGTCTGCATGTGAACGATACTCTAGTGAAATTAGTTAACCATGGCTAA